The segment TGTAAATTTTTCGCACTTGGACACATCGGACAATCATCCTTGTAAAAGATTTTTACAATACCCATGGCTCCTCCGTTTTGGTATGATCAGGAACATAGAACAAAAGATCTAACTCTCTTTTGCCTTTGGCTCCAGATTCTATGTTGTTATTCGTTTACTGCTTTTTTATGCCCGCCAAAGAACTCTGTGTTTCTGTATCTGTCTTTCAGTTCGCCGAGCTTACCCTTGTTCCAGGCAGATATCTTTGTAAAATATCCTGTAATCCTTGTAATACCGTCAACATCGGGAGAGTTGCATGTTGTTGAAGGACATATGTCGTGCAGCCCCCTTGAGGTTTTGCCGCATGTGTTGCAAATGGTAAATTCAGGAGAAAAAGCAATCTGGTCGTTTGTTGTGTATTTAAAAGTTTTTACGACAAAATCGGCTATAGCTTCTTTTGTCGGCTGGGATTCGCCGAGCCATACATGGGAGATCGATCCTGCCTCTATCAGCGGGTGGAATATCCCTTCGTTTGTAACCCTTTCGATGGGGTTCATGTGGGTTTTTACGTTCAGGTGGGTGGAGTTTGTGTAATATACTTCTCCTGTTGAAATATCACCCTTCACAATCCTCCCGGATGCAGGTGAAAAGTGATGGAGGTCAAGCTTTGCAAAACGGTAGCTTGTGCTCTCTGCCGGAGTTTGTTCGAGGACTATCTTCATTTTGTCCTGTGTCCTGATTTTTTCAGTGATAAGATTCATATGAGCGATGACCTTAAGGCCGAATTTTAAAGCCTTCTTTGATTCATGCATCTCTTCACCGGTGTGAATCTGGACCATCTCGTTGAGTCCCACCATACCGACAAGATGGGAGGCAAGATTGAATCTGAGATAAGGCATTCCATCCCTGTTCATAGTCAGCAGGGAAAGAGGGCCGTTTTCGCCGAGTGAGAGGAGCTTTTCCAGAAAAGACCTTTTTTCCTTATGGGCTTTTACCGTCAGGAGGAACTTTTCTGTAAGGAGGTTGAAAAGCTTTGTGTCATCCCCGTGGGCAATATAAGCAACCCTGGGAAGATTTACTGAAACATTCTGGAGCGCGCAGTATCTCATTTTCCAGGGCTGTTTTGCATCCAGAAGGTCATGTTCTTCAAGCTTGAAACTTAGGCGGCAGCATTCAGATATTTTGGCGGTTTCACCTCTGTCGAATACAAAATATGTATTGCCTTTATCAGAAGCCACATCGGAAATATGGTTAAGAAAATCCATGTAGCCCTCAGTTTTGAAGAATTTTTCAGTAATATGAACAAGGGGCTTCGGGAAAAAGAAGGGCCTTCCTGCGCCGTCGCCTTCTTTAAATACTTCAAACAACTTCCATACAAACCTTTGCGCTTCTTTTTCATATTCGCCATAGGTTTTGCCGGTGAATTTACCGGAAGGCCCAATGGCAGGAGTGTCCACAAAATGTTTTGGAATCTCCCAATACAGATTAATATCGGAGAATATTGCCTGCCCTCCTCTTGCTACAGCCTGCTGTGAAAATTCGAAAATGAGCATTTGAGCAAGCTGCTTGACATCATTATCGCTCATACCCTCAAGGTATGGGGCAAAGAATATGTTGATTGCATCCCACCCTATTGCTCCTGCAAAGTTGCTCTGAAGCGCAGCAGCAAATTTTACAAGATGGGCAAGAAGCACCTCAGGGTGTTTTGCAGGTTTTGCCATGGATAAAGAATGTGGGAGATTAAGTCCGAACTTCTTGATATATTCCAACGATTGTCCGCTGCAATACGGTCTATCGATAAAACCAAGGTCGTGAAGATGTATATCGCCATTCATATGTGCGTCTGCTACATCCTGTGAAAACACCGAAAGTAATGCATATTCTTTTTTAATATTTTCTGCAAGTGTAAGGTTGGTTGCCTCCGGTCCATGGGGGACGTTAGCGTTTTCTTTGTTCGGATGGAGGATGAGGCTATCCACATCATACATGGGCATACCGAGTCTTGTATGCTTTTTTCGTTCATTTTCAAGCCCTTTTTCTATAAGTTTTGCGTTTACGAGCTCCCTGATGAGTGGGGCAGTTACCATCTTTACCTCTGATTTCCATATCATCCGTTCCACTTCTTTGCTGATTTCGTTTGCCGTATCATAGTCTATATACGTCTCCCTTATCAGGGCATCAGTTATTTTCGATCTATTCCAATCGGATATTGTTTCTTCTGAGGTTCTTACAAAAAGATTTATATCTGTTGTTTCCATTTAACCCCCTATTTTTTTAGAAAAACTAATTAAACCCCTGTTAGAAACTGTTAATAATAAATTACTTAACTAATGCTGGTTTCACCCAATATTTAGTATGTTTACTAAAAATATATACTATATATAGTAGCAATTTATATAATGCGGATGTTTTTTTGTCAAGGAGAATTTTTTAGTGGAGCAAATAAAATTTAAACCCTGATATGTCATTAGCATCGGCTGGTGGGTGGGTGGATGTCCAGGCTTACCCGTACTCTCCCGCTTTTTATCGCCCCTTGTCCCCGAAGGGTTCTTCTTTTTCAAAATCAGGCACAAAAAGAGGGGCGCTTTCAAGCTTCTGGATAAAAACGTTTTTAAAACCTTCTTTTACCAGAAGGTCTGTCAGTCTGCCATACTCCCCGTGTTTTATTCTTCTGTTCATCATTGGGTATTGACCGGCCTTATGCACAGGATAATACTGAGACATGAGACTGATAAAGGTGTCTGTTCCGAGGTTGTCCCGTATCCATTCTATAATTTTGTCGGAGCCTGCCAGATTCCCAGGCAGTACAAGGTGTCTTACCAGTAAGCCTCTTGTTGCAATGTTGTTTTTTATCGTCAGAATTCCCACCTGTCTTTTCATCTCAAGGATCGCTGCTGCCGCATATTCAGGATAACTTTTATCAACGGGCACATTGGAGAGATTTTTTGCTACGCCTGCGTGCCAGTATTTAAAGTCGGGCATATAAATCTCTATAAGACCATCCAGCGTTTTCAATGCCTCTACATTTTCATAGGCGTTTGTATTGTAGACAAAAGGAATACCAAGTCCCCTTAACCTTGCTTTTTTTATTGCTGCAGCAATAAAAGGTATATAAGGTGTAGGGCTTACAAGATTAATGTTATGGCAGCCCTGTTTTTCAAGCAGTATGAAGATTTCAACAAGCTCTTCAATGGTATAGGGTTCGCCTTCTCTGTACTGGCTTATCTGGTAATTCTGGCAGAATATACAGCTTAGATTGCAGGAGGAAAAAAAGATCGTGCCCGAACCATTTATACCGGAGATAGGCGGTTCTTCCCCGTAATGCGGCCCGTAATGGGCAATGACAATCTCATTTGCTATACTGCAGTACCCTTTTTCACCTCTGATCCTTGCCGCTTTGCATCTTCGCGGGCAAAGTTCACACTTCTCCAGGAGATTAAATTCATCTTCCATGAACGTTATTATGCCTGAGTTAACACCCCGTTTTCTGATTTAATTCAAGGTAATACTCAAGTGTCTTTTTCAAGGCCGTATCAAGGTCAACTTTCGGTTCCCAACCTATGATAGTTTTTGCTTTTTTAATTGAAGGCACCCTGAAATCAATATCCTGATAGCCTTCACCGTAGTAATCCTTAGAAAATGTCTCAACAATTTCAGAATGTTTTGTAATATTTTTTGTTGAAGGATGATTTACGAACATCTCTTTCAATTTATATGCAAGGTCTTTTATCGTGGCTTCATTTTTCGGGTTTCCGATATTGAATATCTCGCCGTCGTATTTCCCGTCTTTGTTTTCGATAATTTTCATGAGACAATCTGTGCCATCGTCTATATATGTGAAGCACCTGCGCTGCAATCCGCCATCTACAAGTTTAATGGATTCGCCAAGAAAAAGGTTGCTTATAAACTGGGTAACAACCCTTGAACTTCCCTCTTTCTCAGAGTCAGTGATCAGCTCGTCAAGCTTTGGTCCTATCCAATTGAAGGGCCGGAACAGGGTAAATTTCAGACCATGCTGGAATCCGTATGCCCATATAACCCTGTCAAGGAGCTGTTTAGATGAGCTGTAGATCCACCGCTGCATCCTTATGGGGCCTAACATGAGGACACTTTCATCTTCATTGAATTCCTTGTCCGTGCACATGCCGTATACTTCTGATGTGGATGGAAAAAGAAGTCTTTTTTCGTACTTAACGCATAATCTCACAACATTCAGATTTTCTTCGAAATCAAGCTTGAAAACTTTGAGAGGATCTTTTACGTATGTTGCGGGCGTTGCTATTGCAACAAGGGGAAGAACTACATCGCATTTCTTTACATGATATTCTATCCATTCCTTGTTGATTGATATATCGCCTTCCACAAAATGGAAACGTTTGTCCCCAAGGCAGGCATCGAGCTTATCGTCTCTTATGTCCATACCGTATACTTCCCAATCTTTTTCTTTAAGTATCTGCGATGCAAGGCTGTTGCCGATAAATCCGTTTACTCCAAGTATTAATATCTTCAAAAGCTACCTCCAAGAATTATATTTTCCAAATCATGTACACGGACAAACTGTTCACTGTCCATCTCTTCTTCTCCCTCCATCTGCACTCTTAGCATTTTTAGTATACCGTTGCCTGTATTGACTGTAAGCGGTTTCTCAGAGATGATTTTACCTGGTTCTGCATTTACCTTTGTTGCTTCCGGATAAGCCTGCCATACATAGAGTTTTTTGCCGTCGAGATATGTGAATGCGCCTGGATAGGGATGTGTCACAGCACGTGATAGATTGTAGATAGATAGAGCATCATTGTTCCATGAAATCAGGCCGTCTTCCGGCTTCCTGCCACCGAAATAAGAAGAGGTACCGGTCTGCGGAACACCCTTAAATGTGCCGTCTCTGAATTGAGGCAGAACTTCCTGCATGAGCAGCCTTGCTGCATCGGCCATCTTTTTAAATGTAGTATATGCAGTATCATCGAATGTTATTTCGCATGCCTTCTGAGCCACAATGTCTCCGGCATCAGGTTTTTCGACCATGTAATGGAGGGTAACGCCGGTTCTTTTCTCTCCTGCTATCAATACCCAGTTTACAGGACATCTTCCTCTGAATTTTGGAAGCAATGATCCGTGGAGGTTAAATGCCCCGATTTTTGGAATATCAAGGATCTCTTTGCGTATCATATTTCTATAGTAAAAGGAAAAGATAATATCGGGCGAGAGAGACTTTATAAGCTCAATCCATGTATTGTCCAACGTCTCAGGTGTGTATACGGGGATGTTGTATTGCTTCGCAATGGCCGTTGGTTTTCTGAACCATATCTCCTCTCCGGGTGCATCCTCATGGGTGACGAGACAAAGCGTTTCGACGCCGAATTTTATCAATTCATCAAGACATACATAGCCTATCTCGTGGTATCCGAATACCACAACCCTCATAAGAACTCTCTTTTAATGATAAACCTTGGCCTTCTTCTGACTTCCTGGTATATTCTTCCGATATATTCGCCTATGATGCCCAGCGCAAATATCTGTATACCTATAAAAAAGAACAATATACCGAAAAGGGTGAATGTGCCTTCCACTTCAGGGCCTACGATAAACCTTCTCGCAATGAGGTATAGGGCGAAAACCAGCCCCATAAAGGCTATTAGAATGCCAAGTACGCCTATAAACTGGATCGGCAGTAAAGAAAAGCTTGTCATAAGGTCAAAATTCAGTCGAAGGAGCCGGAAAAGACTGTATTTTGTTGTTCCTTTTTTTCTTTCCTCATGTTCTACTTCTATTTCAACAATATTTCTGGCGAATGTATTTGCCAGGGCAGGTATGAAACTCGATGACTCCGGACACATGTTGATATTGTCAATTATGTTTCGCCTGTATGCCCTTAACATACATCCATAGTCTTTCAACTTAACACCCACAAGTTTTGATGTGATTTTGTTTACAATAATTGATGCGAGTCTTCTGAAAAGTGAATCTTTCCGTTGTTTTCTGTATGTGCCTACAACTTCGTAGCCTTCTTCTATTTTTCGTATAAGTTTCGGGATCTCCTCGGGAGGGTTCTGTAAATCTGCATCTATTGTGACAATAATATCGCCTTTTGCATAACCGAAAGCCGCAAAAAGAGCCATATGCTGGCCGTAGTTTCTGTTAAACTCGATAATCTTAACGCCGGGATAGCGGTCATGAAACTCTTCCAGAATGTTCTGAGTGCCGTCAATACTCCCATCGTTTGTATATATAATTTCATAAGGTTTTTTTATGCTTTCGAGTGTTTTTTGCAGTCTTTCCTGCAGCTCCCGGAGGGATTCTTCCTCATTCAATACAGGGACCAGCACAGAGATATATGGCTTATCTTCCATCTTTCCTCACATAAATCGTATAGTTTTCTTTTTCGTAACGAGCCTTCCTTACCGGTAAAAACAGTAAGTTCAGGTCTTTTTCCATATGTTGAGACTGCTCGTCTTCTACGATGAGAAGTATATCATTTTTTTTATCCTTTATCTCGTTTATATTACTGAATATTTGTATCGGTTTACCAACGTAGAAAATGATTCCTGCCGAAGAAAAACCGTATGTATAGACATCCTTGCCTTCTTTCAGGCTGCCTATCTTTTCTGTTATCATTCGTGGAGATTTGAAGTTTTTATCCATTACAGGCATGTATAGGTTGCTGTAAAAAAAAGCGGTAACAACAAAATAAAAGAATAATGCTGAAAGGGTTATCTTATATGATTTTTTGGCTGCAGAAAATAAGAATATTCCGCCTGTAAGAATAAGAACGGTTATATAAAAATAAATGACAGGGGACTCTTGCTTAAAAAAATTGATTACAGGGAGGCTCATGGTATTGAGTACAAAAACAGCTGAAATGGGCATTATGAACAGGAGAAAAGCAAAAATTCCGATTAGAATATTTGTTATAGGATTTGCCAGCAGCCATGACCACTTATCCTTTATATAGATACCGCACAATAATGCACAGGCAGGATAACAGGACAGAAGGTATATAGCCCTCTTGCTTGTCGAAAACTCAAAAAAGAGGAAAATAACGATAAACCATATGAAGGGAAACCATATTTTTCTTTTAATTGCATGGTAGATTGCAAAAAGGAGCAGGATACTCCAGGGAAGAAAATTAATAAAGAGCTTGTGGAAATAATAGTATAAAGTTTCTATATGGTCGAAGGCGTTTGTGTAACGGGTTAGATTCTGCCTGAAGATAAATTCTTTTATATATTCCTGGCCTGCAAGAAAAAACCATATTGAAGAGAGTGCAGCAGATATGATGCACCCTGCTGTCAGAGGCAGTATGAATCTTTTCAATTCCTTCCTGCTGATCAGGTAAAAAAAGGTCACCAAGGCCGGCAGAACAAGACCGGCAGGCCCTTTTGTAAGTATCCCCAGAGCGGCAGGGATAAAGGACAGCATGAATAAAAATCTCTTTCCCTTAGTAATACATATGTAATTAATAAATATGGTAAGCCCGATAAAGCACGCAAAGGTCATATCCATTACAGATTCGCGTGCATTGGAGAGAAACTGGTAATTTAAAGCGAGAATCAAGGCTGAAAGAAACCCCGTCAACGGGTTTGCCAAAGAGCAGCCGAGTAAATATGTTA is part of the Pseudomonadota bacterium genome and harbors:
- a CDS encoding formyltransferase; this encodes MRVVVFGYHEIGYVCLDELIKFGVETLCLVTHEDAPGEEIWFRKPTAIAKQYNIPVYTPETLDNTWIELIKSLSPDIIFSFYYRNMIRKEILDIPKIGAFNLHGSLLPKFRGRCPVNWVLIAGEKRTGVTLHYMVEKPDAGDIVAQKACEITFDDTAYTTFKKMADAARLLMQEVLPQFRDGTFKGVPQTGTSSYFGGRKPEDGLISWNNDALSIYNLSRAVTHPYPGAFTYLDGKKLYVWQAYPEATKVNAEPGKIISEKPLTVNTGNGILKMLRVQMEGEEEMDSEQFVRVHDLENIILGGSF
- a CDS encoding bifunctional UDP-4-keto-pentose/UDP-xylose synthase; its protein translation is MKILILGVNGFIGNSLASQILKEKDWEVYGMDIRDDKLDACLGDKRFHFVEGDISINKEWIEYHVKKCDVVLPLVAIATPATYVKDPLKVFKLDFEENLNVVRLCVKYEKRLLFPSTSEVYGMCTDKEFNEDESVLMLGPIRMQRWIYSSSKQLLDRVIWAYGFQHGLKFTLFRPFNWIGPKLDELITDSEKEGSSRVVTQFISNLFLGESIKLVDGGLQRRCFTYIDDGTDCLMKIIENKDGKYDGEIFNIGNPKNEATIKDLAYKLKEMFVNHPSTKNITKHSEIVETFSKDYYGEGYQDIDFRVPSIKKAKTIIGWEPKVDLDTALKKTLEYYLELNQKTGC
- a CDS encoding glycosyltransferase family 39 protein, with the protein product MKAIIIILTCCVLFIQNLGGIALWDPDEPRQAIMAREMMDRKDYIHPYLNGKPYLEKPPFYPWMIIAASKLKGTVSEFSSRLPAALSATLLVLITYLLGCSLANPLTGFLSALILALNYQFLSNARESVMDMTFACFIGLTIFINYICITKGKRFLFMLSFIPAALGILTKGPAGLVLPALVTFFYLISRKELKRFILPLTAGCIISAALSSIWFFLAGQEYIKEFIFRQNLTRYTNAFDHIETLYYYFHKLFINFLPWSILLLFAIYHAIKRKIWFPFIWFIVIFLFFEFSTSKRAIYLLSCYPACALLCGIYIKDKWSWLLANPITNILIGIFAFLLFIMPISAVFVLNTMSLPVINFFKQESPVIYFYITVLILTGGIFLFSAAKKSYKITLSALFFYFVVTAFFYSNLYMPVMDKNFKSPRMITEKIGSLKEGKDVYTYGFSSAGIIFYVGKPIQIFSNINEIKDKKNDILLIVEDEQSQHMEKDLNLLFLPVRKARYEKENYTIYVRKDGR
- the nrdD gene encoding anaerobic ribonucleoside-triphosphate reductase, which produces METTDINLFVRTSEETISDWNRSKITDALIRETYIDYDTANEISKEVERMIWKSEVKMVTAPLIRELVNAKLIEKGLENERKKHTRLGMPMYDVDSLILHPNKENANVPHGPEATNLTLAENIKKEYALLSVFSQDVADAHMNGDIHLHDLGFIDRPYCSGQSLEYIKKFGLNLPHSLSMAKPAKHPEVLLAHLVKFAAALQSNFAGAIGWDAINIFFAPYLEGMSDNDVKQLAQMLIFEFSQQAVARGGQAIFSDINLYWEIPKHFVDTPAIGPSGKFTGKTYGEYEKEAQRFVWKLFEVFKEGDGAGRPFFFPKPLVHITEKFFKTEGYMDFLNHISDVASDKGNTYFVFDRGETAKISECCRLSFKLEEHDLLDAKQPWKMRYCALQNVSVNLPRVAYIAHGDDTKLFNLLTEKFLLTVKAHKEKRSFLEKLLSLGENGPLSLLTMNRDGMPYLRFNLASHLVGMVGLNEMVQIHTGEEMHESKKALKFGLKVIAHMNLITEKIRTQDKMKIVLEQTPAESTSYRFAKLDLHHFSPASGRIVKGDISTGEVYYTNSTHLNVKTHMNPIERVTNEGIFHPLIEAGSISHVWLGESQPTKEAIADFVVKTFKYTTNDQIAFSPEFTICNTCGKTSRGLHDICPSTTCNSPDVDGITRITGYFTKISAWNKGKLGELKDRYRNTEFFGGHKKAVNE
- a CDS encoding glycosyltransferase, with amino-acid sequence MEDKPYISVLVPVLNEEESLRELQERLQKTLESIKKPYEIIYTNDGSIDGTQNILEEFHDRYPGVKIIEFNRNYGQHMALFAAFGYAKGDIIVTIDADLQNPPEEIPKLIRKIEEGYEVVGTYRKQRKDSLFRRLASIIVNKITSKLVGVKLKDYGCMLRAYRRNIIDNINMCPESSSFIPALANTFARNIVEIEVEHEERKKGTTKYSLFRLLRLNFDLMTSFSLLPIQFIGVLGILIAFMGLVFALYLIARRFIVGPEVEGTFTLFGILFFFIGIQIFALGIIGEYIGRIYQEVRRRPRFIIKREFL
- a CDS encoding radical SAM protein, which gives rise to MEDEFNLLEKCELCPRRCKAARIRGEKGYCSIANEIVIAHYGPHYGEEPPISGINGSGTIFFSSCNLSCIFCQNYQISQYREGEPYTIEELVEIFILLEKQGCHNINLVSPTPYIPFIAAAIKKARLRGLGIPFVYNTNAYENVEALKTLDGLIEIYMPDFKYWHAGVAKNLSNVPVDKSYPEYAAAAILEMKRQVGILTIKNNIATRGLLVRHLVLPGNLAGSDKIIEWIRDNLGTDTFISLMSQYYPVHKAGQYPMMNRRIKHGEYGRLTDLLVKEGFKNVFIQKLESAPLFVPDFEKEEPFGDKGR